One stretch of Prunus persica cultivar Lovell chromosome G1, Prunus_persica_NCBIv2, whole genome shotgun sequence DNA includes these proteins:
- the LOC18789948 gene encoding hydroxyproline O-galactosyltransferase GALT3 produces the protein MKTPRPDGLRFIAPSLFFICFLYVLASISELRFDSLLKFGRCALANINMPSAQLYNSSNTSHSSPNITSLALNSSSNDEIRVLFGILTLPGQYQRRHFLRLIYGTQTPVGAKVDVKFVMCNLTKEEQEVLVALEIMRYDDIIILDCEENMNKGKTYTYFSSLPEMFNNTNGVYPPYHYVMKADDDAYFRLQNLVDSLKPLPREDLYYGYVIPCSSMEPFGHYMSGMGYLISWDIVEWIRESDIPKSHLEGPEDKTFGDWIKNGHRAKNRFHAKWSMYNFPEPPTKCTHELWPHTIAVHLLKNQEKWIRTLKYFNVTDNLKPSKLYHIP, from the coding sequence ATGAAGACACCAAGGCCAGACGGGCTACGTTTTATTGCTCCTTCtttgttcttcatttgttTCCTCTATGTTTTGGCTTCTATATCCGAACTGCGATTCGACAGTCTTCTGAAATTTGGTCGTTGTGCTCTTGCCAACATCAACATGCCCTCTGCTCAGTTGTATAATTCATCAAACACTTCGCATTCATCACCAAACATCACTTCACTGGCCCTTAATTCTTCCTCAAACGATGAAATCCGAGTACTTTTCGGAATTCTAACACTTCCTGGCCAATACCAACGCCGCCATTTCCTTCGTTTGATCTATGGCACACAGACTCCGGTCGGCGCAAAAGTGGACGTGAAGTTTGTGATGTGCAACCTCACcaaggaagaacaagaagtGCTTGTAGCATTGGAAATAATGCGTTATgatgatattattattctcGATTGCGAAGAGAACATGAACAAGGGTAAGACTTACACCTACTTTTCGAGCTTGCCCGAGATGTTCAACAATACAAATGGGGTTTATCCACCTTACCATTATGTAATGAAAGCTGACGATGATGCCTACTTCAGGCTGCAGAACTTGGTGGACTCTCTGAAGCCGTTGCCTAGAGAAGACTTGTACTATGGTTATGTTATTCCATGTTCAAGCATGGAGCCGTTTGGTCACTACATGTCTGGCATGGGGTACTTGATTTCTTGGGACATAGTGGAGTGGATCAGAGAATCTGATATCCCCAAGAGCCACTTAGAAGGGCCTGAAGATAAAACTTTTGGTGACTGGATAAAAAATGGACATCGTGCTAAGAACAGGTTCCATGCTAAGTGGTCCATGTACAATTTTCCTGAGCCACCCACGAAATGTACACATGAGCTTTGGCCACACACAATTGCAGTTCATTTGTTGAAgaaccaagaaaaatggattaGGACATTGAAGTATTTTAATGTCACTGATAATCTCAAGCCTTCCAAATTGTACCATATACCATAG
- the LOC18793418 gene encoding hydroxyproline O-galactosyltransferase GALT3 — translation MKATRAERGRFIISSFVFICFLCALASINEVRYESLLKFGRCALANMNMPSKLNASASNTLLAQSSSSDDEIRILFGILTLPDQYQRRHFLRLIYGTQTPVGAKVDVKFVFCNLTKEDQKVLVALEIMRYDDIIILDCQENMNKGKTYTYFSSLPEMFNDTEGPNPPYHYVMKTDDDAYFRLQSLVDSLKPLPREDLYYGYVIPCPSMDPFVHYMSGMGYLISWDIVEWIRESDIPKNHLEGPEDKIFGYWMRDGHRAKNRFNAKWSMYNFPEPPTRCTHELWPDTIAVHLLKNQEKWIRTLKYFNVTDNLKPSKLYHIP, via the coding sequence ATGAAGGCGACGAGGGCAGAACGGGGTCGTTTCATAATTTCTTCTTTCGTCTTCATCTGTTTCTTGTGTGCCTTGGCTTCTATAAACGAAGTACGGTATGAAAGTCTTCTGAAATTTGGCCGATGTGCTCTTGCCAACATGAACATGCCCTCTAAGCTCAATGCTTCAGCATCAAATACTTTGCTTGCGCAGAGCTCTTCCTCCGATGATGAAATTCGTATACTTTTCGGCATTCTAACGCTTCCTGACCAATACCAGCGCCGCCACTTCCTGCGTTTAATCTACGGCACGCAGACTCCGGTGGGGGCGAAAGTGGACGTGAAATTTGTGTTCTGCAACCTCACAAAGGAAGACCAGAAAGTACTTGTTGCATTAGAAATAATGCGTTACGATGATATTATCATTCTGGATTGCCAAGAGAATATGAACAAGGGTAAGACTTACACCTACTTTTCGAGCTTGCCCGAGATGTTCAACGACACAGAGGGGCCTAATCCGCCCTACCATTATGTGATGAAAACCGATGACGATGCTTATTTTAGGCTGCAGAGCTTGGTGGACTCTTTGAAGCCGTTGCCTAGAGAAGACTTGTACTATGGTTATGTTATCCCATGCCCAAGTATGGACCCTTTTGTGCATTACATGTCTGGCATGGGGTATTTGATTTCTTGGGACATAGTGGAGTGGATCAGAGAGTCTGATATCCCTAAGAACCATTTGGAAGGGCCGgaggataaaattttcgggtATTGGATGCGAGACGGGCATCGTGCTAAGAACAGATTCAATGCTAAGTGGTCTATGTACAACTTTCCTGAGCCTCCGACAAGATGTACACATGAGCTTTGGCCGGACACAATTGCAGTTCATTTGTTGAAGAATCAAGAGAAGTGGATTAGAACATTGAAGTATTTCAATGTCACTGATAATCTCAAGCCTTCCAAATTGTACCACATACCATAG